The Haloarcula sp. DT43 genome includes a region encoding these proteins:
- a CDS encoding amino acid-binding protein, whose protein sequence is MNDSQTDIRAYTLRLELVDEPGELLRSLKPIAENGGNLLSIFHERGNVTPRGHIPVEVDIEATPDRFETIVEGLRDAGINVIQAGTERYSEGLTIILSGHLIDTDLSDTLSQIQETKYATVTDISLTAPQGATDISSARLKLATESGSTAEVLESIREIADEKDLRLVEPLITGGDV, encoded by the coding sequence ATGAATGATTCACAAACGGACATCCGTGCGTACACTCTTCGGCTGGAACTGGTGGACGAGCCGGGGGAACTGCTTCGGTCCCTGAAACCAATCGCCGAGAACGGCGGCAATCTCCTCTCTATTTTCCACGAGCGGGGAAACGTGACGCCGAGAGGGCACATCCCCGTCGAGGTGGACATCGAAGCAACGCCGGACCGCTTCGAGACGATTGTCGAGGGGCTCCGCGACGCAGGGATAAACGTCATTCAGGCGGGTACCGAGCGGTACAGCGAGGGGCTCACGATAATACTGTCCGGCCATCTCATCGACACTGACCTTTCGGATACGCTGTCGCAGATTCAGGAAACCAAGTACGCGACGGTCACTGACATCTCGCTCACGGCCCCACAGGGCGCGACAGACATCTCCAGCGCTCGACTGAAGTTGGCCACCGAGTCGGGCTCGACGGCGGAAGTGCTGGAATCGATCCGCGAGATAGCGGACGAGAAGGACCTGCGGCTGGTCGAGCCACTGATTACCGGGGGCGACGTATGA